One window of Halopelagius longus genomic DNA carries:
- a CDS encoding PPOX class F420-dependent oxidoreductase → MIPESHRDIFEKKSFAHFATVMPDGTPHVTPVWVDHEDGEYVLINSARGRQKVRNVESNPKVGVSVVDPDDPYQYVSVRGEATLDEDGADEHIDELARRYMDVDEYPYRDGDEGARVIIRIPTDTVVTGQ, encoded by the coding sequence GTGATTCCCGAATCCCACCGCGACATCTTCGAGAAGAAATCGTTCGCTCACTTCGCCACGGTGATGCCCGACGGGACGCCGCACGTCACGCCCGTGTGGGTGGACCACGAGGACGGCGAGTACGTTCTGATAAACAGCGCTCGGGGCCGTCAGAAGGTGAGAAACGTGGAGTCGAACCCGAAAGTCGGCGTCTCGGTCGTCGATCCCGACGACCCCTACCAGTACGTCTCGGTCCGCGGCGAGGCGACGTTGGACGAGGACGGGGCGGACGAACACATCGACGAACTCGCCCGGCGGTACATGGACGTCGACGAGTACCCGTACCGCGACGGCGACGAGGGGGCCCGCGTCATCATCCGAATCCCGACGGACACGGTCGTCACCGGCCAATAA
- a CDS encoding SHOCT domain-containing protein, whose amino-acid sequence MSPPRTVRSPTALARYTPDSRRWRRRIAALAAAAAPLAAYAGLAIISGVKSGPAYNTLIAVFGILALTLPAVAAASLLAPDSGTTRPEPTRGSNVTERSPSSDRTGVGDAVEILKSRYAAGEIGDEEFERRLGTLVETDEVGPGSRGDDDSVGRTPRRGEVESARR is encoded by the coding sequence ATGAGCCCTCCGCGCACGGTCAGGTCGCCGACCGCACTCGCCAGATACACGCCCGATAGCCGCCGGTGGCGGCGGCGAATCGCAGCCCTCGCCGCCGCCGCCGCACCCCTCGCGGCCTACGCGGGGCTTGCCATCATCTCGGGCGTGAAGTCCGGTCCGGCGTACAACACCCTCATCGCCGTGTTCGGGATACTCGCGTTGACGCTTCCGGCGGTCGCCGCGGCGTCCCTCCTCGCCCCCGACTCCGGGACGACGCGGCCCGAACCGACCCGCGGGTCGAACGTCACCGAACGGAGTCCATCGAGCGACCGGACGGGAGTTGGTGACGCCGTAGAGATACTGAAGAGTCGGTACGCCGCCGGCGAGATAGGCGACGAGGAGTTCGAGAGACGACTCGGGACGCTCGTCGAAACGGACGAAGTCGGACCGGGAAGCCGCGGCGATGACGATAGCGTCGGCCGGACGCCGCGCCGGGGCGAAGTCGAGTCTGCCCGCCGGTAG
- a CDS encoding YkgJ family cysteine cluster protein — translation MNDGEPTLEAELERARELDVSTLADAIESIGFECTRCGACCKGHGEGDEREAHTATVFPDEVRDLTDATEYDFRDVARPMPFGLVEGEEGLEGETFEWALQTDACGDCAFYEEDDSGTGACSVHEDRPLICRTYPFSVALGGTSQPMGEAVDEEGIVRAHECEGLGRDISREDAEELAAALKTRAVRELEEAIGVRDEFSPVETGPGEVVVHDSEGAKRPDGSPVEE, via the coding sequence GTGAACGACGGCGAACCGACGTTGGAGGCGGAACTCGAACGCGCCAGGGAACTCGACGTCTCGACCCTCGCGGACGCCATCGAGTCCATCGGCTTCGAGTGCACCCGGTGCGGCGCGTGCTGTAAGGGCCACGGCGAGGGCGACGAGAGGGAAGCCCACACGGCGACCGTCTTCCCCGACGAGGTTCGCGACCTGACCGACGCGACGGAGTACGACTTCCGCGACGTGGCCCGCCCGATGCCGTTCGGGTTGGTCGAGGGCGAGGAGGGCCTCGAAGGCGAGACGTTCGAGTGGGCGCTACAGACGGACGCCTGCGGCGACTGCGCGTTCTACGAGGAGGACGACTCGGGGACGGGCGCGTGTAGCGTCCACGAGGACCGGCCGCTCATCTGCCGGACGTACCCGTTCAGCGTCGCCCTCGGCGGGACGAGTCAACCGATGGGCGAAGCGGTGGACGAGGAAGGAATCGTCCGCGCCCACGAGTGCGAGGGCCTCGGCCGCGATATCTCCCGCGAGGACGCCGAGGAACTGGCCGCGGCGCTGAAGACGCGGGCGGTGCGGGAGCTAGAGGAGGCCATCGGCGTCAGAGACGAGTTCTCCCCGGTCGAAACCGGGCCGGGCGAGGTGGTCGTCCACGACTCGGAGGGCGCGAAACGGCCCGACGGGTCGCCGGTCGAGGAGTGA
- a CDS encoding class I SAM-dependent methyltransferase produces MKGKEWYQADDVAQEYDSKRFSRGGRLIDHREKRAVLDALGPVEDKDVLEIACGTGRFTVMLAERGANIVGLDISRAMMTQGREKARRAGVEDHIEFLRGDAARLPFPDDHFDAVFAMRFFHLADTPAKFLAEMARVSKEVVFFDTFNDTSARVAYNWLLPMGSRLYGDEEVHELLDAAGLSLADVRNDFVLPYGFYRKIPNGVAGAFREADTSFGETSLGERLASVSYWRATVGDRSD; encoded by the coding sequence GTGAAAGGAAAGGAGTGGTACCAGGCCGACGACGTCGCCCAAGAGTACGACTCGAAGCGGTTCTCCCGCGGCGGGCGACTCATCGACCACCGGGAGAAGAGAGCGGTCCTCGACGCCCTCGGTCCCGTCGAGGACAAAGACGTCCTCGAAATCGCCTGCGGAACCGGCCGGTTCACCGTGATGTTGGCCGAACGGGGCGCGAACATCGTGGGACTCGACATCTCCCGCGCGATGATGACGCAGGGCCGCGAGAAAGCGCGCCGCGCGGGCGTCGAAGACCACATCGAGTTCCTCAGAGGCGACGCCGCGCGACTTCCCTTCCCCGACGACCACTTCGACGCAGTCTTCGCCATGCGCTTTTTCCACCTCGCGGACACCCCGGCGAAGTTCCTCGCGGAGATGGCGCGCGTCTCGAAGGAGGTGGTGTTCTTCGACACGTTCAACGACACGAGTGCGCGCGTGGCGTACAATTGGCTCCTGCCGATGGGGTCGCGCCTCTACGGCGACGAGGAGGTCCACGAACTGCTCGACGCCGCGGGACTCTCCCTCGCAGACGTGCGAAACGACTTCGTCCTCCCGTACGGCTTCTACCGGAAGATTCCGAACGGCGTCGCCGGCGCGTTCCGCGAGGCCGACACCTCGTTCGGCGAGACGAGTCTCGGAGAACGACTCGCCTCCGTCTCTTACTGGCGGGCCACCGTCGGCGACCGGTCGGACTGA
- the thsA gene encoding thermosome subunit alpha yields the protein MQQPLYILASGSDRTGGQAAQDSNIRAGKAVAGAVRTTLGPRGMDKMLVDSSGDVVITNDGATILEQMDIEHPAAQMIVEVARTQEKEVGDGTTTAAVLTGELLVHAEDLLEGDLHPTVVVEGYTEAARLAQAAIDEQLLAVTLDDELLERVAESSMTGKGTGDVTADVLAEHVVRAVRMVHDDNEAFDRDDVRVTTRTGSSSSATELVEGVVVDKERVHDDMPKRVEDATVAVLDVKLDVRTGEFDTEYSITSVDQLDAAIRAEDDELRGYAKTLADAGVDVVFCTKSISDRVANHLADAGILAFKSVKKSDARAIARATGAKRLGSVTDLESSDFGRADAVSTRTFGGDELTFVEGGAAAKSVTLFLRGGTDHVVDELERAVNDAVDVVVAAVDKGGVVPGAGATEIAIADHLRSEAAGIEGRKQLAVEAYADAVEALPRTLAENTGMDPIDALVDLRARYESDGVAGIISTGRTGEIGDPVERGVIDPAAVKREAVESATEAATMILRIDDVIAAK from the coding sequence ATGCAGCAACCACTGTACATTCTGGCGAGCGGAAGCGACCGGACCGGCGGTCAGGCCGCGCAGGACTCCAACATCCGCGCCGGGAAGGCCGTCGCGGGCGCCGTCCGGACGACGCTCGGCCCCCGCGGGATGGACAAGATGCTCGTCGACTCCTCCGGTGACGTCGTCATCACCAACGACGGTGCGACCATCCTCGAACAGATGGACATCGAACACCCGGCGGCGCAGATGATCGTCGAAGTCGCCCGGACGCAGGAGAAGGAAGTCGGCGACGGCACCACCACCGCCGCCGTCCTCACGGGCGAACTCCTCGTCCACGCCGAGGACCTCCTCGAAGGGGACCTCCACCCCACCGTCGTCGTCGAAGGCTACACCGAGGCCGCCCGCCTCGCCCAAGCGGCCATCGACGAACAACTGCTGGCGGTCACCCTCGACGACGAACTGCTCGAACGGGTCGCCGAATCGTCGATGACCGGCAAGGGGACCGGCGACGTCACCGCCGACGTCCTCGCCGAACACGTCGTCCGGGCGGTGCGGATGGTCCACGACGACAACGAGGCGTTCGACCGCGACGACGTCCGCGTCACGACGCGCACCGGGTCGTCCTCCTCGGCGACCGAACTGGTAGAGGGCGTCGTCGTCGACAAGGAACGCGTCCACGACGACATGCCCAAGCGCGTCGAAGACGCCACCGTGGCCGTCCTCGACGTGAAACTCGACGTGCGGACGGGCGAGTTCGACACGGAGTACAGCATCACCTCCGTCGACCAACTCGACGCCGCCATCAGAGCCGAGGACGACGAACTCCGCGGCTACGCGAAGACGCTCGCCGACGCGGGCGTCGACGTCGTGTTCTGCACGAAGTCCATCTCGGACCGCGTGGCGAACCACCTCGCCGACGCCGGCATCCTCGCGTTCAAGAGCGTGAAGAAGTCCGACGCCCGAGCCATCGCCCGCGCGACGGGCGCAAAGCGCCTCGGGTCGGTGACCGACCTCGAATCGAGCGACTTCGGCCGCGCCGACGCCGTCTCGACTCGGACGTTCGGCGGCGACGAACTCACCTTCGTGGAGGGCGGCGCGGCGGCGAAGTCCGTGACGCTGTTCCTCCGCGGCGGCACCGACCACGTCGTCGACGAACTCGAACGCGCCGTCAACGACGCCGTCGACGTCGTCGTCGCCGCCGTGGACAAAGGCGGCGTCGTCCCCGGCGCGGGCGCGACCGAAATCGCCATCGCCGACCACCTCCGTTCGGAGGCGGCGGGCATCGAGGGCCGCAAGCAACTGGCCGTCGAGGCGTACGCCGACGCCGTCGAAGCCCTCCCGCGCACCCTCGCGGAGAACACCGGCATGGACCCCATCGACGCCCTCGTGGACCTCCGCGCGCGCTACGAGAGCGACGGCGTCGCCGGCATCATCTCGACCGGTCGCACCGGCGAAATCGGCGACCCCGTCGAACGCGGCGTCATCGACCCCGCCGCCGTCAAGCGCGAAGCGGTCGAGTCCGCGACGGAAGCCGCGACGATGATTCTCCGCATCGACGACGTCATCGCCGCGAAGTAA
- a CDS encoding TRAM domain-containing protein has product MEISDKLLCLFNTDVRAEDDRYVVEVPKREVEAGTVEPGETYRVALISREVTEEEETTEPSGTSSEPQPPVEVGELRYVEIEDIGKQGDGIARVERGYVIIVPGAQVGDRVKIEVTEVKSNFAVGEVIEEDF; this is encoded by the coding sequence GTGGAAATCTCAGATAAACTCCTGTGTCTGTTCAACACCGACGTGCGCGCAGAGGACGACCGCTACGTCGTCGAAGTTCCGAAGCGCGAAGTCGAGGCCGGCACCGTCGAACCCGGCGAGACGTACCGCGTCGCTCTCATCTCTCGCGAAGTGACGGAAGAGGAGGAGACGACCGAACCCAGCGGAACCTCGAGCGAACCGCAACCGCCCGTCGAGGTGGGCGAACTCCGGTACGTCGAGATAGAGGATATCGGCAAGCAGGGCGACGGCATCGCCCGCGTCGAACGGGGCTACGTCATCATCGTCCCCGGCGCACAGGTCGGGGACCGAGTCAAGATCGAGGTCACGGAAGTCAAGTCCAACTTCGCCGTCGGCGAAGTCATCGAGGAGGACTTCTAG
- a CDS encoding HalOD1 output domain-containing protein, protein MSESEERISRTDTAVRGSDTAVDAAEYDTVAMAVVGAVAAAEGVSEIALPPLYDAGIDPDALNELFEGSRTHVEGFFSFVYFGYVVTVTSDGGVTVETHRTA, encoded by the coding sequence ATGTCAGAGTCAGAGGAACGAATCTCTCGAACCGATACGGCGGTCCGTGGAAGCGACACCGCCGTCGACGCCGCCGAGTACGACACGGTGGCGATGGCCGTCGTCGGCGCCGTCGCCGCCGCGGAGGGCGTCTCGGAAATCGCACTCCCTCCGCTCTACGACGCGGGTATCGACCCCGACGCGCTGAACGAACTGTTCGAGGGGTCGCGGACGCACGTCGAGGGCTTCTTCTCGTTCGTCTACTTCGGGTACGTCGTCACCGTCACGAGCGACGGCGGCGTGACCGTGGAGACGCACCGAACAGCCTGA
- a CDS encoding GNAT family N-acetyltransferase, whose translation MIEVTVREATADDVPAVRRIARRGWNAAYGDLLSQETIDAAMATWYAPDATRATVEGGDAAYFVAEPTGDASEPTSGDRGTPSDVVGFAAGGPSETAGVATLSAIYVDPDHWGGGVGTALLERVEEFCREEGCETLEIRVLSENRVGRSFYRSKGYEAVEKRDTKLFGEAVREFVFRGRLR comes from the coding sequence ATGATCGAGGTGACCGTCCGCGAGGCGACCGCCGACGACGTGCCCGCCGTCCGACGCATCGCCCGGCGCGGGTGGAACGCCGCATACGGCGACCTCCTCTCGCAGGAGACTATCGACGCCGCGATGGCGACGTGGTACGCGCCCGACGCGACGCGGGCGACAGTCGAAGGCGGCGACGCGGCGTACTTCGTCGCCGAACCGACGGGCGACGCCTCCGAACCCACCTCCGGAGACCGAGGGACGCCGTCGGACGTGGTCGGGTTCGCCGCGGGCGGACCGAGCGAGACGGCCGGCGTCGCGACGCTCAGCGCGATATACGTCGACCCCGACCACTGGGGCGGGGGCGTCGGCACCGCCCTGTTGGAACGAGTCGAGGAGTTCTGCCGGGAGGAGGGCTGTGAAACCCTCGAAATACGAGTTCTCTCGGAGAACCGAGTCGGGCGCTCGTTCTACCGGTCGAAGGGGTACGAGGCCGTCGAAAAGCGGGACACGAAACTGTTCGGCGAGGCGGTCCGCGAGTTCGTCTTTCGGGGCCGTCTCCGGTGA
- a CDS encoding nicotinamide-nucleotide adenylyltransferase has product MRGFYIGRFQPYHNGHHQMVKEIATEVDELVLGIGSAGDSHSTRNPFTAGERIMMVTKSVVDFDITTYAVPIEDLERNSVWVSHVQSMSPAFDVAYSNNPLVIQLFKEAGVEVRQSPMFNRGVLQGTELRDRMISGEDWRSLVPEPVAGVIDEIGGIERIQRVSDTDSGGYDTDEGPDPA; this is encoded by the coding sequence ATGCGGGGGTTCTACATCGGCCGCTTTCAGCCCTACCACAACGGCCACCATCAGATGGTGAAAGAGATAGCCACCGAGGTGGACGAACTCGTCCTCGGAATCGGGAGCGCAGGCGACTCCCACTCGACGCGGAACCCGTTCACCGCGGGCGAGCGAATCATGATGGTCACGAAGTCCGTCGTGGACTTCGACATCACAACCTACGCCGTCCCCATCGAGGACTTAGAGCGCAACTCCGTGTGGGTCAGCCACGTCCAGAGCATGTCTCCGGCGTTCGACGTGGCGTACTCGAACAACCCGCTCGTCATCCAGTTGTTCAAGGAGGCGGGCGTCGAGGTTCGGCAGTCCCCGATGTTCAACCGGGGCGTCCTGCAGGGGACCGAACTCCGCGACCGGATGATATCCGGCGAGGACTGGCGGAGTCTCGTCCCCGAACCGGTGGCCGGCGTCATCGACGAGATCGGCGGCATCGAGCGCATCCAACGCGTGAGCGACACCGACTCCGGCGGGTACGACACCGACGAGGGGCCGGACCCCGCGTAA
- a CDS encoding amidohydrolase family protein, giving the protein MLELEHGFRVVDVHARLDPDGESVSTRGREVGPERLERELHQAGVVKAVVSPGRRPEGMGYLRANNAVARLSVDRPFLAFARIDGPRDPSNRTSARLRNLTASRAETHVDPEDVEKYAYDDRFYGFTLAPAVDGLPDEETLDRLEDVGLPLLVHAGAEFPPAVAAETLLRREFPVIFAGFGGFPLDRDLMKEAIEMLDAHDELYLDTSFVRYRDVLERALLEHPDRVLFGSGVPETHPNVGVMEVLTLDVSEDAMRRAFSKNPARVIPGLAPGED; this is encoded by the coding sequence ATGTTGGAGTTGGAACACGGGTTTCGGGTCGTGGACGTCCACGCCCGACTCGACCCCGACGGGGAGTCGGTATCGACCCGGGGTCGAGAGGTGGGGCCGGAGCGCTTAGAACGGGAACTGCATCAGGCGGGCGTGGTGAAAGCCGTCGTCTCGCCGGGGCGTCGCCCGGAGGGGATGGGGTACCTCCGCGCGAACAACGCCGTCGCTCGCTTGAGCGTCGACCGGCCGTTTCTGGCGTTCGCGCGCATCGACGGGCCGCGCGACCCGAGCAACCGAACCTCGGCGCGCCTGCGCAACCTCACCGCCTCGCGGGCGGAGACGCACGTCGATCCCGAGGACGTCGAGAAGTACGCCTACGACGACCGATTCTACGGGTTCACGCTCGCGCCCGCCGTGGACGGCCTGCCCGACGAGGAGACGTTGGACCGACTCGAGGACGTCGGACTCCCCCTCCTCGTGCACGCCGGCGCGGAGTTTCCGCCCGCCGTCGCCGCGGAGACGTTGCTCCGACGGGAGTTTCCGGTCATCTTCGCGGGGTTCGGCGGCTTTCCGCTGGACCGGGACCTGATGAAGGAGGCCATCGAGATGCTCGACGCTCACGACGAACTCTACCTCGACACGAGTTTCGTCCGCTACCGCGACGTGTTGGAACGCGCCCTCCTCGAACATCCGGACCGCGTGCTGTTCGGAAGCGGCGTCCCCGAGACGCACCCGAACGTCGGCGTCATGGAGGTGCTGACGCTCGACGTCTCCGAAGACGCGATGCGTCGCGCGTTCTCGAAGAACCCGGCGCGCGTCATCCCCGGACTCGCCCCGGGCGAGGACTGA
- a CDS encoding MBL fold metallo-hydrolase, translated as MTSIRRFSVPVETRAPTGATNAYLLGDERSMLVDPAGRTAALDEAVREATVEHVAVTHTHPDHVGAVADYAAETGATVWARRGREDRFAAATGVEPDRTFAEGDRIPLGGDAATVLDVPGHAPDHVAFETDAGIVAGDIVVAEGSVVVGAPEGDVRAYLVALRRLYARNPDALFPGHGPVVDDPRATCERLIRHRLDRERRVLDAIRAGASDVDAVLDAAYEKDLAGVRDLARATVEAHVEKLAAERRVRYDRETGRVDPA; from the coding sequence GTGACTTCCATCCGGCGCTTCTCCGTCCCCGTCGAGACGCGCGCGCCGACGGGCGCGACCAACGCCTACCTCCTCGGCGACGAACGCTCCATGCTCGTCGACCCCGCGGGTCGAACCGCGGCCCTCGACGAGGCGGTTCGGGAGGCGACGGTCGAACACGTCGCGGTCACGCACACCCACCCCGACCACGTGGGTGCCGTCGCCGACTACGCCGCGGAGACGGGCGCGACGGTGTGGGCGCGGCGCGGCCGCGAAGACCGGTTCGCCGCGGCGACCGGCGTCGAACCGGACCGGACGTTCGCCGAGGGGGACCGAATCCCCCTCGGAGGTGACGCCGCGACCGTTCTCGACGTGCCCGGCCACGCGCCGGACCACGTCGCCTTCGAGACGGACGCCGGCATCGTCGCCGGCGATATCGTCGTCGCGGAGGGCAGCGTCGTCGTCGGCGCACCCGAAGGCGACGTGCGCGCGTACCTCGTCGCTTTGCGCCGCCTGTACGCTCGGAACCCCGACGCCCTCTTTCCGGGACACGGCCCCGTCGTCGACGATCCGCGGGCGACGTGCGAACGCCTGATTCGACACCGCCTCGACCGGGAGCGTCGCGTCCTCGACGCGATTCGGGCGGGCGCGTCGGACGTAGACGCCGTCCTCGACGCCGCCTACGAGAAGGACCTGGCGGGTGTGCGCGACTTGGCGCGGGCGACCGTCGAGGCGCACGTCGAGAAGTTGGCCGCCGAACGCCGGGTTCGCTACGACCGCGAGACGGGACGGGTCGACCCCGCGTGA
- a CDS encoding SAM hydrolase/SAM-dependent halogenase family protein has translation MITLASDFGSPYPAAMKGVILRESDARLVDVTHELPRQDVRAAAFWTRETLPYFPPAVHLVVVDPGVGTDRDALVGRVGDHAFVAPDNGVVRPVARRLAAETGADPEWFVYEYEDPASTTFHGRDVFAPAAAAVHEAGVENFESLPAITPADDAVDLRFPTATVEGDSARGEVLVVDDFGNAITNVPGSFLDGRAGETLSANGTDAPVETAYAAVDPGERLVTVGSHGYVECDVNRGRGDEAFGLEPGDDVRLRF, from the coding sequence ATGATAACGCTCGCATCCGACTTCGGGTCGCCGTACCCCGCGGCGATGAAGGGCGTCATCCTGCGGGAGAGCGACGCCCGCCTCGTGGACGTGACGCACGAACTGCCGAGACAGGACGTCCGCGCCGCGGCGTTCTGGACGCGCGAGACGCTTCCGTACTTCCCCCCGGCGGTCCACCTCGTCGTCGTCGATCCCGGCGTCGGCACCGACCGCGACGCACTCGTCGGGCGCGTCGGAGACCACGCCTTCGTCGCCCCGGACAACGGCGTCGTCCGCCCCGTCGCGCGGCGACTCGCCGCCGAGACGGGCGCGGACCCCGAGTGGTTCGTCTACGAGTACGAGGACCCGGCTTCGACGACGTTCCACGGCCGAGACGTGTTCGCCCCCGCCGCCGCCGCCGTCCACGAAGCCGGCGTCGAGAACTTCGAATCGCTCCCCGCGATAACCCCGGCGGACGACGCGGTGGACCTGCGGTTCCCGACGGCGACGGTCGAGGGTGATTCGGCCCGCGGCGAGGTCCTCGTCGTGGACGACTTCGGCAACGCCATCACGAACGTCCCCGGGTCGTTCCTCGACGGACGGGCCGGCGAGACCCTCTCTGCGAACGGGACGGACGCCCCCGTCGAGACGGCGTACGCCGCGGTGGACCCGGGCGAGAGACTCGTCACCGTCGGGAGTCACGGCTACGTCGAGTGCGACGTAAACCGGGGGCGCGGCGACGAGGCGTTCGGCCTCGAACCGGGCGACGACGTTCGCCTGCGGTTTTAG
- a CDS encoding glycosyltransferase family 2 protein, which translates to MDLSVVVPTLNGRDRLATSLDALAEHAPDAEVIVVNGPSADGTTGMVRDRDDVDVLVEISDRTLNVARNAGIRAASGDAVALLRYDLAVEEPWCSAVEEGLEDADAVTGPTHQTLRAGMTTESSERGTVCGREVTYFNGGNVAFRADVLDELDGFDEYLETGGARDAAHRLAGLDYEVEWRPEMCVRTEYESDGGVAERDWGWKYRALSYRLVKNYGVRPSVAARTLSHAGRDALASARDVVRGDASPTGWVGTGRDVLVGMATGSSDGLVARRRDRSAARNPHGCSKRADRAVAKYDRR; encoded by the coding sequence ATGGACCTCTCGGTAGTGGTCCCGACGCTCAACGGTCGGGACCGCCTCGCAACCAGCCTCGACGCGCTGGCCGAGCACGCACCCGACGCCGAGGTAATCGTGGTCAACGGTCCGTCCGCCGACGGGACCACGGGGATGGTGCGTGACCGAGACGACGTGGACGTTCTCGTCGAAATCTCGGACCGGACGCTGAACGTCGCGCGCAACGCGGGCATCCGCGCGGCGTCGGGCGACGCCGTCGCTCTCCTCCGGTACGACCTCGCCGTCGAGGAGCCGTGGTGTTCGGCCGTCGAGGAGGGGTTAGAAGACGCCGACGCCGTCACCGGACCGACGCACCAGACGCTCCGGGCCGGGATGACGACGGAGTCCTCGGAACGGGGGACGGTCTGCGGTCGCGAGGTGACGTACTTCAACGGCGGCAACGTCGCCTTCCGCGCGGACGTCCTCGACGAACTCGACGGGTTCGACGAGTATCTGGAGACCGGCGGCGCGCGCGACGCCGCGCACCGACTCGCCGGACTCGACTACGAGGTGGAGTGGCGGCCGGAGATGTGCGTCAGAACCGAGTACGAGTCAGACGGCGGCGTGGCGGAACGGGACTGGGGCTGGAAGTACCGAGCGCTCTCGTACCGCCTCGTGAAGAACTACGGCGTCCGGCCGTCCGTCGCGGCGCGGACGCTGTCGCACGCCGGACGGGACGCCCTCGCGTCGGCCAGAGACGTGGTTCGCGGCGACGCCTCGCCGACGGGGTGGGTCGGCACCGGACGGGACGTCCTCGTCGGCATGGCGACGGGGTCCTCGGACGGGCTAGTCGCCCGGCGGCGCGACCGGTCGGCGGCGCGCAACCCCCACGGCTGTTCGAAGCGGGCCGACCGGGCCGTCGCGAAGTACGACCGCCGGTAG
- a CDS encoding MarR family transcriptional regulator — protein MSTSTAETTREDPLSESEFRERLRELPPSAKLVAKVLESDAPLSQGQLAEESLLPDRTVRYALNRLEDADLVGSRYSFKDARKQVYFLNT, from the coding sequence ATGAGCACCAGTACCGCAGAGACCACTCGCGAGGACCCCCTTTCGGAGTCGGAATTCCGCGAACGCCTCCGCGAACTGCCCCCTAGCGCGAAGCTCGTCGCCAAAGTGCTCGAGAGCGACGCGCCCCTCTCGCAGGGACAGCTCGCCGAAGAGTCTCTCCTCCCTGACCGCACCGTCCGCTACGCACTGAATCGTCTCGAAGACGCCGACCTCGTCGGCTCTCGCTACAGTTTCAAGGACGCGCGCAAGCAAGTCTACTTCCTCAACACGTAG